The Acidicapsa acidisoli genome window below encodes:
- a CDS encoding protein kinase domain-containing protein, with amino-acid sequence MKINEPTRLRLGAFELNLKTGELRLLGEDSEGRKVLLQEQPFRVLRFLIDCGGEVATREEIKRRLWPNDTIVDFDNSINVAIATLRRVFGDSAVECRYIETIPRRGYRLMVPVERVEPLENLPKDEPGNRQAEDGSQPQVLKTGLSGKKISHFRVLEVIGGGGMGVVYRAEDLKLGRRVALKFLPEELAGDPVPLRRFQREAETASSLNHPNICTIFEIEEFEGQPVIVMELLAGETLRDYLAAPGSNKVALDQLLEIALQTSSGLEAAHEKGIVHRDIKPANIFLTCHGQVKILDFGLAKLVESEEIAGKENGPTTPFVSANSQTVLAHDSTLSRTGAQMGTASYMSPEQIRKEKLDPRSDLFSFGLVLYEMTTGHRAFEGDSVQEVHQAILHRALGSTLEPKTALPRRLDTIISKALEKDRARRYQSAAEMHKDLLQLREELRPGRHLARKLLVVAASFLVIAAAGALYWRVHSQVTLAASDTLVLADMDNQTGDSALGDGMNLALQVSLQQTPYLYLLGTDKVRETLGMLHLDENGKITPQIALQVCRKTNSRAVISGFVADDGNRFRVGLEAKDCQSGRMLGRVANQAATRDDIVRTFGLSAFQLRGKLGESKDSLRKFNQPLDQATSSSPDALAFLASGYKRQLGGDIPSALGDYERALEKDPNFALAYAADGSGNFWLGKGTPASLGFSKAFDLRSRLTIPGRFQVETAYYGVGRNEWEKGRAIGEEWVHTFPRDVIARIDLGTCLKYLGRHNEALVQFRDAARLLPSNPTFTNLLVEAIFAQKFDEAKEAYDDAISRGLDSPGLHYDHALLAFLQNDKTEMQKEWAWASQDRVRGRYVLSMESKAEGFFGRSRNADRLTQIDAESSMKAGLSSDAADFENIAALREAENGNAEEAQLLAADALGKTQDRATFIFAALAFARAGKTEQAQKLVESISQRYPNDFSVQAFLLPCVRSAMKLSEKDPSAALTILQPVEPYDLAFNDVFQYAYPAYLRGVAYLQLKRGRLAADQFRKVLDHSGVGFGFVTGSLSVLQLARAQVLMHDSGAARKSYEDFLTLWKDADPDIPIYRQAKAEYAKLPKS; translated from the coding sequence ATGAAGATCAACGAGCCAACCCGTCTGAGACTCGGGGCATTCGAGCTCAATTTGAAGACGGGTGAGTTGCGCTTGCTGGGTGAGGACTCCGAGGGCAGGAAAGTGCTCCTCCAGGAGCAGCCGTTCCGTGTTTTGCGCTTCCTCATCGACTGCGGCGGCGAAGTCGCGACACGCGAAGAGATTAAGCGAAGGCTTTGGCCGAACGACACGATCGTGGATTTTGACAACAGCATTAATGTCGCTATTGCCACCTTGCGGCGAGTATTCGGAGACTCCGCTGTCGAGTGCCGGTACATCGAGACAATTCCCCGCCGAGGCTATCGGCTCATGGTTCCCGTGGAGCGGGTTGAGCCGCTTGAGAATCTACCAAAAGACGAACCAGGTAACCGTCAAGCTGAAGATGGTTCACAACCGCAAGTCCTGAAGACTGGACTTAGCGGCAAGAAAATCTCCCATTTTCGCGTCCTCGAAGTCATTGGCGGAGGTGGCATGGGGGTGGTCTACAGGGCGGAAGATCTCAAGTTGGGCCGCCGTGTTGCGCTCAAGTTTCTGCCTGAGGAATTGGCAGGCGACCCGGTCCCTCTCAGGCGATTTCAACGGGAAGCGGAGACAGCTTCGTCCCTGAACCATCCCAACATCTGCACTATTTTCGAAATCGAGGAATTCGAAGGGCAGCCGGTCATCGTGATGGAACTGCTTGCTGGCGAGACCCTTCGCGATTATCTCGCTGCTCCCGGTTCAAACAAGGTGGCTTTGGATCAATTGCTTGAGATCGCGCTGCAAACCTCAAGCGGGCTTGAAGCTGCTCACGAAAAAGGAATCGTCCATCGCGACATCAAGCCTGCGAATATCTTTCTCACTTGTCACGGCCAAGTGAAGATTCTTGATTTTGGATTGGCGAAGCTGGTCGAGTCAGAAGAAATAGCCGGGAAAGAGAACGGGCCTACAACTCCCTTCGTTTCAGCTAACTCGCAGACCGTCCTAGCACACGACAGCACTCTTTCCCGCACCGGCGCGCAGATGGGGACGGCCAGTTACATGTCTCCCGAGCAGATCCGAAAAGAAAAACTAGATCCTCGCTCAGACCTGTTTTCGTTTGGACTGGTCCTGTACGAAATGACGACCGGACATCGTGCTTTTGAGGGAGATTCTGTCCAGGAAGTTCATCAGGCCATTCTCCACCGCGCACTGGGCTCGACACTTGAGCCCAAGACTGCTCTTCCGCGTCGACTCGACACCATCATCTCCAAGGCCCTTGAAAAGGATCGTGCGCGCCGCTACCAATCCGCTGCTGAGATGCACAAGGACCTTTTACAGCTCCGGGAAGAATTGCGTCCCGGCCGCCATTTGGCCCGAAAGTTGTTGGTTGTGGCTGCATCGTTCTTGGTGATAGCTGCTGCTGGCGCGCTTTACTGGCGTGTTCACAGCCAAGTGACACTTGCTGCCTCCGACACGCTGGTTCTTGCCGACATGGACAACCAAACGGGAGATAGTGCTCTGGGGGATGGAATGAACCTCGCGCTGCAAGTTTCTTTGCAGCAGACGCCGTATCTATACCTTCTGGGCACTGACAAAGTTCGCGAAACACTGGGTATGCTTCACCTTGACGAAAATGGAAAGATTACCCCGCAGATCGCATTGCAAGTCTGCCGGAAAACGAATAGCCGCGCTGTCATTTCGGGCTTTGTTGCCGACGATGGTAATCGTTTCCGCGTGGGCTTGGAGGCCAAGGACTGCCAATCTGGAAGGATGTTGGGGCGCGTCGCTAATCAAGCGGCGACTCGGGACGACATCGTTCGGACCTTTGGTTTGTCCGCTTTCCAACTGCGCGGAAAGCTCGGCGAATCGAAAGACTCTCTGCGCAAATTCAATCAACCTCTGGATCAAGCGACCAGTTCTTCACCCGACGCTCTCGCATTTCTGGCCTCGGGATATAAGAGGCAACTGGGCGGAGACATACCCAGTGCTCTCGGCGACTATGAGCGTGCCCTCGAAAAAGATCCAAACTTTGCGCTGGCGTATGCAGCAGATGGGAGCGGAAATTTCTGGCTGGGTAAGGGAACTCCTGCATCGCTCGGCTTTTCCAAGGCTTTCGACCTGCGAAGCCGGCTAACAATTCCCGGCCGGTTTCAGGTCGAGACAGCGTATTACGGAGTCGGCCGAAACGAATGGGAAAAAGGCCGCGCCATCGGCGAGGAATGGGTCCACACGTTTCCCCGCGACGTTATCGCACGAATAGACCTTGGTACCTGCCTGAAGTATCTGGGGCGTCACAATGAGGCGTTAGTTCAATTTCGCGACGCAGCAAGACTTCTTCCCAGTAACCCCACTTTCACAAATCTCTTGGTTGAGGCGATCTTTGCACAGAAATTCGATGAGGCGAAGGAAGCGTACGACGACGCGATCTCGCGTGGATTGGATTCGCCCGGTCTGCACTACGACCACGCGTTGCTTGCATTTCTTCAAAACGACAAAACCGAAATGCAGAAGGAGTGGGCATGGGCATCTCAAGATCGTGTCCGGGGGCGCTACGTTCTATCCATGGAGTCGAAGGCGGAAGGATTCTTCGGTCGTTCTCGTAATGCTGACCGCCTGACGCAGATCGATGCAGAGTCATCGATGAAGGCGGGATTATCCTCGGACGCAGCCGATTTCGAGAACATCGCCGCTCTACGGGAAGCTGAGAACGGGAATGCGGAAGAGGCTCAATTGCTGGCTGCTGACGCCCTCGGGAAGACCCAGGATCGTGCGACCTTCATCTTCGCCGCATTGGCATTCGCGCGCGCGGGAAAAACGGAGCAGGCACAGAAACTGGTGGAATCCATCAGCCAGCGCTACCCCAACGACTTTTCAGTTCAAGCCTTCCTCTTGCCCTGCGTACGATCCGCAATGAAGCTCAGCGAAAAGGATCCGTCCGCTGCGCTCACAATATTGCAGCCGGTCGAACCCTACGATCTCGCCTTCAACGACGTCTTCCAATATGCATATCCTGCGTACCTGCGAGGCGTTGCCTATCTCCAATTGAAGCGAGGGCGGTTGGCGGCAGATCAGTTCCGAAAGGTTCTCGATCATTCCGGGGTTGGGTTCGGTTTCGTAACGGGCAGTCTTTCTGTTCTGCAACTGGCGCGTGCTCAGGTCCTCATGCACGATTCTGGCGCAGCCCGAAAATCGTACGAGGATTTCCTGACGCTATGGAAGGATGCCGACCCTGATATTCCGATCTACCGGCAAGCGAAAGCCGAGTACGCGAAACTACCGAAGAGTTAG
- a CDS encoding TonB-dependent receptor: protein MLHYWLGMDLVSTAHTHKLLRATFVCLHAIVVLTWAADPWARAQAVGGGQIQGIVTDPAGAAVADATIEADQTDSGLKRTVISSTEGGYIISSLPVGPYQLIVSKTGFETYRQSGIVIEVGNNLHIDIVFRLGDVAQTVKVNADASMVQTEDQSVSQVIDPHRIVDMPLNGRQVTQLILLAGAATSSPSGDNVGSKNYPSEVTFSVAGSQGTSTDYLMDGADNNDAFSNVNLPFPFPDAIQEFSVQTSGLSAQYGLHPGSVVNIVTRAGGNAFHGTLFNFFRNGDLNAISYFSNRKDSLKRNYFGGVFGGPIVRNNLFFFGGYQGTRTSQEAYDVTSIVPTKAILNGDWTAWAAAENKTLGAPFVNNRISPSVYNKSAIAIAQNYLPVSAAPNGKLVYGIPNQQSEDQYIGRIDWDKSNNQTVFTRYYLTHFDQPGFFNNNLLLTVTPQLNDQEQSLTFGHTDSFSSNLVNSFHAAGTRVFVTRGQASNLINPGTVGIQVSTPVPNYIYMAVVGDFTASCGTCETYQVTTNQENVAEDLFWTKGKHHFAVGANIIHQHLNLQGTNNANGQFTFNGSYTGDAMADFLLGDLYSLNQGNDTGSTFSKNVFAGYGQDSFQVTPRFTLNAGVRWESDLPEVETAGRGESFSITAFNADTTSKVFKSAPPGLLFYGDPGIPKGYIQHHFDHFEPRIGFALDPRGKGKESLRASYTLGFQTPILYLENRFENDAPYGDAITINPAAALFSNPYTDYLGGNPFPQPFPPSRRSAFFPMEGSYFVFPITMKPSYTQAWNLTLEKQLGNNWELTVAYLGNHVVHIPSGNEENPATYIPGNWSGPGSCGALTVSPGDGKPCSNVGNTNARRMTALTNPATGTYYSEVSYMYDGSSSVFDGLLLTVQHRFAKNFTLLSNYTRSKCLTGGTDVGDLGGNTFQNPANPSADRSYCGADLRNSFATSLVARTSPQGGSMMRALLGGWQIAPIVTVTSGSRFTPTTGTDNSWTGVGQDRPNLIADPYVRGQARAAWLNKASFQANPIGTFGETKPYSLVGPTYADIDAAVTRFFPLPETMQLEFRTECFNCVNHPNLLPGNGPANTTLTGSLFGAITTSNPPRILQLSLKVHF, encoded by the coding sequence ATGCTTCATTACTGGCTTGGCATGGATCTCGTTTCAACAGCGCACACACATAAGCTGCTGAGAGCTACGTTTGTCTGTCTCCACGCAATCGTTGTTCTCACCTGGGCCGCGGATCCGTGGGCGCGAGCGCAAGCGGTAGGCGGGGGCCAGATTCAGGGCATCGTCACCGACCCAGCCGGAGCAGCGGTCGCCGATGCAACCATTGAAGCGGATCAGACAGACTCTGGGCTCAAGCGCACTGTCATCAGCAGTACCGAGGGGGGATACATCATTTCGAGTCTTCCCGTAGGTCCCTATCAACTTATCGTGTCAAAGACGGGATTTGAAACCTACCGCCAGTCGGGAATCGTCATTGAGGTCGGCAACAACCTGCACATCGACATTGTCTTCCGGTTAGGCGACGTCGCGCAGACTGTTAAAGTGAACGCCGACGCTTCCATGGTGCAGACTGAGGATCAATCTGTCTCACAGGTCATAGATCCACATCGTATCGTGGACATGCCGCTGAACGGGCGACAGGTTACGCAACTGATTCTGCTGGCTGGCGCGGCGACCTCTTCGCCAAGTGGCGACAACGTGGGCTCGAAGAACTATCCAAGCGAAGTCACGTTCTCGGTCGCCGGGAGTCAGGGAACCAGCACCGATTATCTAATGGACGGCGCCGACAACAACGACGCGTTCTCGAACGTGAATTTGCCGTTCCCTTTTCCTGATGCCATACAGGAGTTCAGCGTGCAGACATCGGGTCTGTCAGCCCAGTACGGCCTGCATCCTGGATCCGTTGTCAATATCGTCACACGCGCCGGCGGCAATGCGTTTCACGGCACACTTTTCAATTTCTTCCGCAATGGCGACCTGAACGCCATCTCTTATTTTTCGAACCGCAAGGATTCCCTCAAGCGCAATTATTTCGGCGGTGTTTTCGGAGGGCCGATTGTTCGCAATAATCTGTTTTTCTTCGGCGGCTATCAGGGAACACGGACAAGCCAGGAAGCTTACGACGTCACGAGCATCGTCCCGACCAAGGCCATTTTGAATGGTGACTGGACCGCGTGGGCCGCGGCGGAGAACAAGACACTTGGTGCGCCCTTCGTTAATAACAGAATCAGTCCGTCTGTATACAACAAATCGGCCATCGCCATTGCCCAAAATTATCTTCCAGTCTCTGCTGCTCCCAATGGCAAGCTAGTCTATGGAATCCCGAATCAACAAAGCGAAGACCAGTATATCGGGCGGATAGATTGGGATAAGAGCAACAATCAAACAGTCTTCACCCGTTACTACCTCACTCACTTTGATCAACCCGGATTCTTCAACAACAACCTGCTGTTAACCGTCACCCCGCAACTCAATGACCAGGAGCAGTCGCTCACTTTCGGCCACACCGACTCGTTCAGTTCAAATCTGGTCAACTCCTTCCATGCAGCCGGGACCCGCGTCTTCGTTACGCGTGGCCAGGCCTCTAATCTGATCAACCCGGGCACAGTCGGGATACAGGTCAGCACGCCGGTTCCCAATTACATCTATATGGCAGTCGTAGGCGACTTCACTGCCTCTTGCGGAACCTGCGAAACATATCAGGTCACAACGAACCAGGAAAACGTAGCCGAAGATCTATTCTGGACGAAGGGCAAGCACCATTTCGCGGTGGGGGCCAACATCATCCATCAACACCTGAATCTTCAAGGCACCAATAACGCCAACGGACAATTTACATTCAACGGCTCTTACACTGGTGATGCCATGGCGGACTTTCTATTGGGCGATCTCTACAGCCTGAATCAGGGAAATGATACGGGAAGCACCTTCAGCAAGAATGTATTTGCCGGCTATGGGCAGGACAGCTTCCAGGTTACGCCCAGATTCACACTGAACGCCGGCGTCCGCTGGGAGTCAGATCTGCCCGAGGTTGAAACCGCGGGCAGAGGCGAGAGTTTCTCCATCACCGCCTTCAATGCGGATACCACGTCCAAAGTCTTCAAAAGTGCGCCTCCAGGACTGTTGTTCTATGGCGACCCCGGAATTCCGAAGGGTTATATTCAGCACCATTTCGACCATTTCGAGCCCAGAATAGGATTTGCACTGGATCCGAGAGGGAAAGGCAAGGAAAGTCTGCGCGCGTCTTACACGTTGGGCTTCCAGACGCCAATTCTCTATTTGGAAAATCGTTTTGAAAATGATGCGCCCTACGGCGACGCGATCACGATAAACCCGGCGGCCGCCCTGTTCTCGAATCCCTACACTGACTATCTGGGCGGAAATCCGTTCCCCCAGCCCTTTCCGCCCAGCCGTAGAAGTGCTTTCTTCCCGATGGAGGGTTCCTACTTCGTATTCCCTATAACTATGAAGCCGAGTTATACCCAGGCATGGAACCTGACTCTTGAAAAACAACTTGGCAATAATTGGGAACTGACGGTTGCTTACCTGGGTAATCACGTCGTGCACATCCCCTCGGGCAATGAAGAGAATCCGGCCACCTATATTCCGGGCAATTGGAGCGGCCCGGGAAGCTGTGGTGCGCTCACCGTGTCGCCTGGGGATGGCAAGCCATGTTCCAACGTTGGCAACACTAATGCGCGCCGTATGACCGCGCTGACGAACCCGGCCACTGGCACCTATTATTCCGAGGTCAGCTACATGTACGATGGTTCTAGCAGTGTTTTTGATGGTTTGTTGCTCACCGTGCAGCATCGATTTGCCAAAAATTTCACGTTGCTGAGCAATTACACTCGGTCAAAGTGCCTCACTGGCGGCACGGATGTGGGCGACCTGGGAGGCAATACCTTCCAGAATCCTGCCAATCCCAGCGCCGACCGCAGTTACTGCGGCGCGGACCTGAGGAATAGTTTTGCGACGTCACTTGTGGCCAGAACCTCTCCCCAGGGCGGATCGATGATGCGGGCGCTGCTGGGTGGATGGCAGATCGCCCCGATTGTTACGGTGACTTCTGGGTCGCGGTTTACGCCCACGACGGGTACCGACAACTCGTGGACCGGAGTGGGCCAGGATCGGCCGAATCTTATCGCAGATCCATACGTGCGTGGTCAAGCACGGGCAGCCTGGCTAAATAAGGCTTCGTTCCAGGCGAATCCAATTGGAACTTTCGGAGAGACCAAGCCATATTCATTGGTGGGTCCGACATACGCGGATATCGATGCGGCCGTCACACGATTTTTTCCTCTCCCCGAGACGATGCAGCTTGAGTTCAGGACAGAGTGTTTCAATTGCGTGAATCATCCTAATCTTCTGCCGGGCAACGGGCCGGCTAACACGACGTTGACTGGCTCTCTCTTCGGCGCGATCACCACCTCCAATCCGCCGAGAATCCTGCAATTGAGCTTGAAGGTGCATTTCTAG